Genomic DNA from Modestobacter versicolor:
GCTCGACCTGGACGCCGACGAGTACCGCAGCCAGCTGTGGACCGTGCCCACCGACGGCTCGGCGCCGGCCCGCCCGCTGACCCACGGCCACCGCGACCAGGCCCCGGTGTTCTCGCCCGACGGCCGCTGGCTGGCCTTCCTGTCGGCCGAGCCGAAGGGCCGCCCGCAGCTGCACGTGCTGCCGACCGCCGGGGGAGCGGCGCGGAGGCTCACCGACCACCACCTGGGCGCGGGGGTGCCGGTGTGGTCACCGGACTCCCGCCGGCTGGCCTACACCGCCCGGGTGCCCGAGGCCGGTCGCTACGGCACCGACGAGGACGTCCCGCCGGCGGCCGAGGCGCCGCGGCTGATCACCACGCTGAAGTACCGGCAGGACGACCTGGGCTTCACCAACGACCGGCGCAGCCACGTCTTCGTCGTGGGCCTGCCCGCCGACGCGGACGACGACGGCGTGGCCCTGGCCGAGCCGTTCCAGGTGACCGGCGGGGACGTCGACGACGCCGACGTGGCGTGGAGCCCGGACGGCACCGAGCTGGCGTTCGTCTCCGCGCGGCACGAGGGGGCCGACCTCGACCGGGTCAGCGACGTCTACGTCGTCCGGCCCGACGGCACTGGCCTGCGCAGGGTCACCGAGTCGCGGTCGGCGTGCGCGCACCCGGCGTACGACCCGCAGGACCCGGCCGGCAGCACCATCTACCTCACCGCCCAGCCCGACCTCGGCCCGCTGGGCCGGGACTTCGTCGGGCGGAACACGACGCTGTGCCGGGTCGCCGCGGCCGGCGGACCGGTGGAGCCGCTGCTCGACCCCGAGGAGCACGACCGCGGCGACGAGACCCCGGCGACGGTCGTCGCCGACGGGGCGGCGTTCGTCGGCGTCCAGCGGCGCGGGGCGGTCGAGCTGCTGCGGGTGCCGCTGTCCGGCGGTGCGCCCGAGCCGCTGGTCGACGGGCCGTACACGGTGCGCGGCATCGGGGTCGGCGGCGGCGTCGTCGTGGCCACCGTCGCCCACGACCGGTCGGCCGGCGAGCTGATCGCCATCACCCCGGGCCGCCGCCGGCTGATCACCGGGTTCGGCGCCCAGCTGCAGGCCACCGGGCGGCTGCACCGGATGCGCGAGCGGACCGCGACCGCACCGGACGGCTACCCGGTGCACGGCTGGGTCACCACGCCGCCCGGCCCCGGCCCGCACCCGGTGCTCCTCACCGTGCACGGCGGCCCCTTCGCCCAGTACGGCTGGACGCTGTTCGACGAGACCCAGGCCTACGTCGAGGCGGGGTACGCCGTCGTGCAGTGCAACCCGCGCGGCTCCTCCGGCTACGGCCAGGCGCACGGCCGGGTCATCAAGGAGCACATGGGCGAGCTGGACGCCGACGACGTCGTCGCCTTCCTGGACGACGCCCTGCAGGACCCGGCGCTGGACTCCTCGCGGGTCGGCATCATGGGCGGCTCCTACGGCGGCTTCATGACGACGCTGCTGCTCGGCCGCACCGACCGGTTCGCCGCGGGGATCAGCGAGCGGGCGTTCAACGACCCGGTGAGCTTCGTCGGCTCCTCGGACATCGGGTTCTTCTTCCCCGACGAGTACGTGGGCACCGACCCGGAGCGGATCGCGGCGCAGTCGCCGATGGCCACGGCGCACCGGATCACCACGCCGACGATGGTGATCCACTCGGAGGAGGACTGGCGCTGCCCGCTGGAGCAGGGGACCCGGCTCTACGTCGAGCTGAAGCGCCGCGGCGTGCCCACCGAGCTGCTGCTGTTCCCGGGGGAGGGGCACGAGCTCTCCCGCACCGGCCGGCCGCAGCACCGGCGGGCCCGGCTGGAGCACGTGCTGCGCTGGTGGGGGCGCTGGCTGCCCACCCCGCAGAACAGCTCGGCGATGGGCGCGCTGCCCGCCGGGTCCACCGCGGCCACGGCCCCGCCGCCGGTCGAGCGCCGGACGGCGGAGCCGCTGACCGTGCAGGCCACGCGGGTCGGTTGATCGTGCCGCCGCCGGTTCAGCGCCGGCGGCGGACCACCGCGTAGCCGAGGGCGAGCAGGCCGGCGACCAGCGCGGTCCCGGTGGTGCGGGCACGGAGGCTGGCCCGCACGATGCCGAGGGGGTCCGGCTGCGCCAGCCGGGTGCCCAGCAGCGCGCCGCCGAGCGGGGAGTCGACGCCCGACCCGACGGTGACGATGTGCTGCGAGGGGGAGTCGAGTCGGGCGGTGAGCCCGGCGTCGGCGAGCGCGCCGGCCAGCTCAGCGAGGTCGGCGCGGCCGGGCCGCGTGCCGTTGCGGGCGGTTGCCGCGGCCCGCAGGCCGAGCACGAAACCGCGGACGTCGTCGGCGACCACGTGCAGGTCACCGCCCCCTGCGGTGACCCGCACGGGCGCGCCGTCGACCTCGATCGACAGGTCGGCGGTCACGTCGAGGCGGGCCGCCTCCGGGTTCATCCCTGGCTGGCGTTCTCGGTGGTGGTGATGCGGAGCGTGCCGTTCAGCCGCCAGGTGGCGCGCGGCGCGTCCGGGCCGGTCTCCCGGGGGACCTCGACGATCATGTCGACGAACTGGTAGTTGATCGCCGCGCCCTTGCCGGTCAGGTAGGTCCACATCTCCTTGCCGAGGTCGGCGAAGCTGGTGGCCTCGTGGGACTTGATGTCGCGCTCGCCGGTCGCTGCGTCGCTGTTCGCCATGCTCATGGGGATCTCCTCGATCGGTCGGTGTTCGCGGGGGTGCGGCTCTTCCAGAGGCGCCGGCGACGCGTTCGTCGACGGCTTCGGTTGTGCACTACCCGGTTCGGCTGCGGCGAACCGGTGACCGACCAGGTGATCGCCGTCCGGACGCGCCGCCCACCGCTCCGGCGCCGACGCGGGCTGCCCGGTGCCCGTGCCGGGCTAGCGTGCTCCCATGGCGCTCATCTACCCCGTCCACGCCGACCTCCCCGAGCCCGACGAGGACAGCGAGCCGGACTTCGCCGAGCTGGCGGCCGACCTGTCCGACAACTGGCTGGTCGAGATCGCCGTGGGGGAGGACGGCGACGACGCGTGCTTCGGCCCGCTCACCGCCCGGGCCGCCTGGGACCTGGCGATCGACCTCGACGACCGGCGTCCCGACTGGTCGATCTCGGTGGTGCCGCTGCACGTCGCCGGGACGGCGGACGAGCTGGTCGAGCTCTTCGACGAGGAGTAGCGGCCGACGCGGTCACGACGGCGGGTGCTCGGCGGCAGAGAGCTCGTCGACGTTCCCGCGGGAACGTCACCGCCCCGTGAGATCAGTCGTCCAGCCCCCACTCGCCGAGGTGCGGACCTCCGATGCCCTGCGTCGAGTCGTCGCCATGACGGGCTAGGTCAGCCCGGCTTCGTACGCGGCGATCACGAGGTGGACCCGGTCGCGAGCGCCCATCTTCGCGAGGATGCGGCCCACGTGGGTCTTGGCGGTCAGCGGGCTGACGACCAGCTCGTCCGCGATCTCCTGGTTGCTCCTGCCCGCGGCGACCAGCCGGAGCACCTCGCGTTCGCGCGCCGTCAGGCTGGCCAGCCGCTCGGGCGCCGGCGCGTCCGGGCGACTCAGCGCACGGGTGATGACCGCCCTCGTCGCGCCGGGCGACAGCAGCGCCTCGCCCGCCGCGACGGTGCGGATGGCGTCCAGCAGTGCAGCCGGGCGGGTGTCCTTGGGCAGGAAGCCGCACGCCCCCGCGCGGAGGCCGCGCAGCACGTTCGTGTCCGTCTCGAACGTGGTCAGGATCAGCACCTTGCTGCCGCTCGATCCCTCGTCGGCGACGATCTGCCGGGTCGCCTCGATGCCGTCGGTGCTCGGCATCCTGATGTCCATCAGGACGACGTCGGGGCGCAGCTCCAGGGTCAGCGTCACCGCGTCGTCGCCGGTGCCGGCCTCCCCGACGACCTCCATGTCACCAGCGGAGCCGACCAGCAGCGCGAAGGCGCCGCGCACCAAGGCCTGGTCGTCGGCGAGCAGGACCCGGATCATGACGGCACCCGCCAGGACTCCGGCAGCGGCAGGCTGGCCCGCACCTCGAACCCCCCGGACTCGCCGGGCCCGGCGGACAGCTCGCCGCCGACGGCCTGCGCCCGGCCGGTCATCCCGACGATCCCGAAGCCGGCCGGTGTCACGGTCGAGCCCGGTCGCGCGGGCCCGCGGTCGACGACCGCGATCTGCAGCCGGTCGCCGTCCTGGCTGAGCCGGACGGTGGCGTGCTCGGCCGTCGAGTGCCGGATCACGTTGGTCAGCGACTCCTGGATGATCCGGTAGGCCACGACGGACACCGTCGACGCCACCTCGTCCGGCAGCCCGGCAGCCTCCACGTCGACCCGGACACCGGCGGCCTCGGCCATGTCCACCAGACGCTGCAGCTCACCGAGCTGGGGCACCGGCTCGGTCGGCTCGGCGTCGCCACCGTGCAGGACGTCCAGGATGGCACGCAGCTCGTGGAGCGTGGCCCGGCTCGTGTCCGACAGGTCGTGCAGCGTGCTGGACAGCTCCCGCAGCGGCACGTCGTCCCGCCCCGGCAGCTGGTCGATCAGGTGCGCAGCGACCGACGCCTGGACGTTCGCGACCGCGAGGCCGTGTGCCAGGACGTCGTGCAGTTCGGCAGCGATCAGCACCCGCTCTCCGGCGACCCGCCGCTCGACCTCGTCGGCACGCTCCTGCTCGAGCCGCGCGGTGACGGCGGCCTTCCAGTTCTCGCGGAAGCGGACCGCGAGCCCGGCGAAGAAGGCCATGAGCAGCCAACCGACGCCGAGGAGCGCGTTGCCCAGTGCCCCCGACGCGGCGACGACCGGCAGTGCCACCGCGCCCACCGCCACCAGGGCGGCGTAGCCCGGTCGTGGTGGCTCGCTGTAGCGCGCCGCCGTGAACGCCGCCACGACCAAGGCCGGCATCGTGGCTTCGTGGGGGTAGTCGAGGAGGTGGTACGGCGTCGACACGGCGAGGACCGCGAGGACGACGGGGATCGGCCAGCGCCGGCGGACCAGCAACGGCGACGACATCGCGGCCAGGAGCGCGATCGCCCAGAGGTCCACGCGTCGCTCGTCCCCGGCACTGACCGCCTGGAGCGTGATCGCGCCGACGACGCCGAGCGCGAACGACCCCGCCGCCAGCAGCCGGTCGGCCACTGGCGGACGGAGTGCTCTCATCGTTCACACACGGTCGTCGACACTGTCCTCACTCGTCCGGGAGAGCCTGCTGGGCCACCAGATCCTCGACCCCAGCGACATCGTCAGTGCGGGGACCACGACGGACCGCACCAGCAAGGTGTCGATGAGCACGCCGACGGCGACCAGCACCCCGATCTCGACGAGCATGACGAGCGGCAGCGAGGCGAGCACCGCGAACGTCGCCGCCAGCACGACGCCGGCCGAGGTGATCACGCCACCTGTCACCGCGAGGCCCCGCTTCGTGCCCTCGGCAGTCCCGTGCCGGACGGCTTCCTCGCGTACCCGGGTCATCAGGAAGATGTTGTAGTCGACACCGAGCGCGACCAGGAAGAGGAACCCGATCAGGGGCACCGACGACTCCAGCCCGGCGAACCCGAGCACGTGGTCGAACAACAGGTTGCTGAGCCCGAGGGCTCCGAAGTACGACACCACGACGGTGGCGACCAGCACCAGCGGAGCCACGATCGCCCGCAGCAGCAGCCCGAGGATGCTGAGCACCACCAGCAGGATCAGCGGCATCACCAGGTTGCGGTCGGTCCGGTTGGTCTCGGCCTCGTCGAGCCTCTCGGCACTCGGACCGCCGACCAGCGCACCCTCCTCCCCGGCGACCTCGCGCACGTTCTCCCGCAGCCGCTCGATCGTCGCCGTCTCACCCGTGGTGTCCGGGGCGTCGACCGGGATCACGGAGATCTCCACCCAGTCGTCGCTGGACCGACGGAGCTCGGCCTGGGCGACCCCCGGTGTGCCCTCGACGGCGGTCAGGACCTCGAGGCTCTGGCCCGGCCGGCTCATCACGGTGAGCGGCTGACCGCTCTGGTCGGGGTAGCGGGCCTCGATCAGCTTCGCCCCGACCACCGAGTCCGGCGTCGAACGGGCGAACTGGTCCAGCTGCGGGAGCGTGCCGCTGGCACCCAGCGTGCCCAGCGCGAGACCGCCCAGGACCACCAGCGGGACCACCCAGCTGACGACGCGGCGGCGCGAGACCAGCTCGCCGAGCCGGGCCCACCCAGACCGGGGCTTGTGCGACTCGCCCCCGAGTCGCGGGACGAAGGGCCAGAAGACCCGTCGCCCGAGCACCACCAGCAGCGCCGGGAAGAGCGTCAGCATGACCAGCATCGCGGCCACGATGCCCGCTGCACCCACCGGGCCGAGACTGCTGATGCTGTTCAGGTCCGCGGCCAGCAGGCACAACAGGCCGGCGACCACCGTCGCCGCCGAGGCGAGGATGGCCGGGCCGGCCCCACGCAGCGCCTGCAGCATCGCGTCGATCGGCCGTTCGTGGCGGTGCAGCTCCTCGCGGTAGCGGGACACCAGGAGCAGGGCGTAGTCGGTGCCCGCGCCGAAGACCAGCACGATCAGCAGCGCCGAGCTCATGCTCGTGATGGTGAAGTCGAAGACCTGGGTGAGCGCGTAGACGGTGGCCATCGCAGCGATCGCCGCGACCCCGACCGAGGCGAGCGGGACCAGCCACAGCAGCGGGCTGCGGTACGTGATGATCAGCAGGAGCGCCACCACCACGGCCGTGGCGAGCATCAACGTCGCGTCGACGGCGTCGAAGACCTCGTCCATGTCGGCCCCCAGCGCGGTCGGACCGGTGACGTGTGCGTCCAGGCCGCTGGGCCGGTCGGCGAGGAGGGCACGCGCGTCCGCGGTGGCGGCGGCGTCCTCGGCGACCGCATCGCGGTCGAGCGGGAACGCGTACATCAGGGCCGTGCCGTCGGCGGAGTCGACGATGTCGGGCAGTGCGTCGGTGCCGTTGCCGAATCGCTCCGCCAGCTCGGACCGGCCGCGTTCGACCGCCTCCCGATCGCCCGGCTGGAGGCCACCCGGTCGTTCGTAGACGACCACGAGCAGGCCGTTCTCGCCACCGGGCAGGTCGGCCTCGGCCTGGAGCACCTTGGTCGACTGGGCGCTGGCCGGCAGGTAGTCGACCTGCCCGTCGCGGGTCACCGAGTCGAGCTTGCCGGAGAGCGAGTAGCCGCCCACCATCAACCCGACCCACACGGCCAGCACGAGCCAGGGCAGCAGCGTCTTGGTCCGTGATCGCTTCGGTCTCTCATCGGCACCGGTGTGGTCGGGCGCCGCCAGTTGAGTGGTCATGGCGATCACGCTGTCAACCACGCGGGGCTGACGCGTCCGGCCACGGCACGCACTCCGCCGTACTCCGTGCGGAGTACGGCAGGCGGCCGGGTCAGGCGACCAGGGCCTGCCTCCCGAGGTGAGCGGGTGTCACCAGCCGCGCTCGCGCCACTCCGCCAGCTGGGGGCGCTCGGTGCCGATGGTGGTGTCCTTGCCGTGGCCCGGGTACACCCACGCCTCGTCGGGCAGCTCGCCGAACAGCCGGGCCTCGACGTCGTCGATGAGGCTGGCGAACCGGGTGGCGTCCTGCTGGGTGTTGCCCACGCCGCCGGGGAACAGGCTGTCGCCGGTGAAGACGTGCGTGCCGGCGTCGCCCGGGCCGCGCCACACCAGCGCGATCGAGCCGGGCGTGTGCCCGCGCAGGTGCACCACCTCCAGCACCTGGTCGCCCACCGCCACCGTGTCCCCGTGCTCCACCGGCCGGGTCACCTGCACCGGGAGGTCGGCGGCGTCGGCCGGGTGCGCCACCGTCTGCGCCCCGGTCGCCTCGACGACCTGGGGGAGCGCGCGGTGGTGGTCCCAGTGCCCGTGGGTGGTGACGACGGTGCGCAGGTCCGCGCCGCCGACCAGGGCGAGCAGCGCCTCCGGTTCGGCAGCGGCGTCCACGAGCAGCGCCTCGCCGGTCGAGGTGGCGGTCAGCAGGTAGGCGTTGTTCGCCATCTCGCCCACGGCCAGCTTCGCGATGGTCAGCCCCGGCAGTTCCCGGACGTCGGCCGTGCCGCCGACCTGCACGTCGCCGGTGTACGTCTGCCCGCTCATCCCGCTCCGATCTGAGAACTGTCGGTGCCCCCGGATAGGTTCGACCGCATGGACGCTAGTGCAGGTTCCGCGCGCCCTGACCCGTCGACCGGGTCGGTGACCGACCGCGCTGCGGAGGGCACCGGCATCGTGGGGGCACCAGCCACCGAGCTGGCCGCCCGGGTCCGCTCCGGCGAGCTGTCCGCCGTCGAGGTGGTCCGCGCGCACCTGGCCCACCTGACCGAGGTGGAGGCCCGGATCGGCGCCTTCCGCGTCGTGCGCGCCGAGGCCGCCCTGGCCGAGGCCGCCGCCGTCGACGCGTCCACCCGGCGCGCCGAGCTGCCGCTGGCGGGGGTGCCGATCGCGGTGAAGGACAACGTCGCGGTCGCCGGCGAGGTCGCCACCGACGGCTCGCTGGCGCACCGCCCGGCCCCGGCGACGGCCGACCACCCGGTCGTCGCGCGGCTGCGGGCCGCCGGTGCCGTGGTGGTCGGCATCAGCCGGGTGCCCGAGCTCTGCCTCTACTCCGCCACCGACGCGCCGGGCACCGTCACCCGCAACCCCTGGGACACCGCGCGCTCGTCCGCCGGCTCCAGCGGGGGCAGCGCGGCCGCGGTCGCCGCCGGCGTCGTGCCGCTGGCCCAGGGCAACGACGGCATGGGCTCGCTGCGGCTGCCGGCCGCAGCCTGCGGCCTGGTCACCCTCAAGCCCGGCTCGGGCGTCGTCCCGGCGCAGATCGGCGCCGACGACTGGTCCGGGATGGCGGAGAACGGCGTGCTCGCCACCACCGTCGCCGACCTCGCCACCGGCTTCGCGGTGCTGGCCGGCACCCCGGTGGTCCCGCCGGCGGCCCCTGCGGCGCCGCTGCGGGTCGCCGTCTCCACCCGCTCACCCGTCCTCGGGGTCCGGCTCGACGATGCCGGGCGCGCGGCGGTCGACGCGGTGGTCGCCGAGCTGCGAGCGGCCGGGCACACCGTCGTCCGCAAGGACCCGGTGGTCACCCCGGCCGCCGCGCTGGGCACGGTCGCCCGGTGGCTGGCCGGCGCCGACGCCGATGCCGAGGCGCTCGACCTGGACCGGCCGGCTATGGAGCCGCGCAGCCGCACGCACGCCCGGCTGGGCCGCTGGGTGCGCCGGGCCGGGCTGGTCCGGCCGCGCACCGCGGCGGCGTTCCGGCAGCGGATGGCCGGCTTCTTCACCGACGTCGACGTGCTGCTGACCCCGGTGGTCACCGGCCCACCGCTGGCCGCGCGGCCGTGGCACGAGCGCGGCTTCCTGGCCAACATCACCGCCAACGCCCGCTGGGCGCCCTGGACGTCGGCCTGGAACCTGGCCGGTCTGCCGGCGCTGGTCCTGCCCGCCGGCCCGGGCCGCGAGGGCCTGCCCACCTCGGTCCAGCTGGTCGGCCCGGCCGGGTCCGAGACGCGTCTACTCTGGCTGGCCGGAGAGCTGGAACGCCGGCTGCCCTGGCGGCGGCACGCGCCGGTCTTCGACCCCGTTCAGCCGGCCGGCACCGGTACCGGCTGATCCGCGCCCGTCGCCCGGCCGGACGGTGGGGGAGACCGAGCCCACACGTGGGTGTCGGGAAGCCGCTCTCCCGGCACACCGTTCGACCAGGTGATGGACCAGCCACGGCCCCAGCTCCGCCCCGCACCACCCGTCCCCGCCCACCGGGGACAGCACCGAACCACTGCGACCGACAGGGATCACATGGACCGGCTCGTCGTCAGCGGCGCCCGAGAGCACAACCTCAAGGACGTCCACCTCGACCTGCCCCGCGACGCGATGATCGTGTTCACGGGGCTCTCCGGCTCGGGCAAGTCCAGCCTGGCCTTCGACACGATCTTCGCCGAGGGCCAGCGCCGGTACGTCGAGTCGCTGTCGGCCTACGCCCGCCAGTTCCTCGGTCAGATGGACAAGCCGGACGTCGACTTCATCGAGGGCCTGTCGCCGGCGGTGTCCATCGACCAGAAGGCGACCAACCGGAACCCGCGGTCGACCGTCGGCACGATCACCGAGGTCTACGACTACCTGCGCCTCCTCTACGCCCGCGCCGGTCAGCCGCACTGCCCCAACTGCGGCAAGCCGATCTCCCGGCAGACGCCGCAGCAGATCGTCGACCAGGTGCTGGCGATGGAGGAGGGCACCCGGTTCCAGGTGCTCGCCCCGGTCGTCCGGGCCCGCAAGGGCGAGTACGTCGACCTGTTCAGCTCGCTGCAGACCCAGGGCTTCTCCCGGGTGCGGGTCGACGGCACCGTCCACCCGCTGACCGAGCCGCCGAAGCTCAAGAAGCAGGAGAAGCACACGATCGAGGTGATCGTCGACCGGCTGACGGTCAAGGAGAGCGCCAAGCGCCGGCTCACCGACTCGGTCGAGACCGCCCTCGGCCTGGCCGGCGGCCTGGTCGTCCTCGACTTCGTCGACCTCCCCGAGAACGACCCGCAGCGCGAGCGCACCTTCTCCGAGCACCTCGCCTGCATCGACGACGGGCTGTCGTTCGAGGCGCTGGAGCCGCGGTCGTTCTCGTTCAACTCCCCGTTCGGCGCCTGCCCGGAGTGCACCGGCATCGGCACCCGCAAGGAGGTCGACCCCGACCTCGTGGTGCCCGACCCGCAGAAGAGCCTCGGCGAGGGCGCGATCGCGCCGTGGGCCGGCTCGATGAGCAACGAGTACTTCCAGCGGCTGCTGGGCGGGCTCGGCGACATGCTCGGCTTCTCGATGAAGACCCCGTGGGAGCAGCTGCCCGCCAAGGTGCAGAAGGCGGTGCTGCACGGGTCCCCGGACCAGGTGCACGTCCGCTACAAGAACCGCTACGGCCGCGAGCGCAGCTACTACGCCGCGTTCGAGGGCGTGCTGCCCTTCCTCGAGCGCCGGCACGAGGACACCGACAGCGAGTTCATGAAGGACAAGTACGAGGGCTACATGCGGGACGTGCCGTGCCCCGTCTGCCACGGCACCCGGCTGAAGCCCGAGATCCTGGCCGTCAAGATGAACGGCCGGTCCATCGCCGAGGTCACGGGCCTGTCCATCGGCGACGCGTCGGAGTGGCTGGACGCGCTGGAGCTGGGCGAGCGCGAGAAGGCCATCGCCGACGCCGTCCTCCGCGAGATCCAGGCCCGGCTGTCCTTCCTCGTCTCCGTCGGGCTGGACTACCTGTCCCTCGACCGGCCGGCGGCGACCCTCGCCGGTGGTGAGGCGCAGCGCATCCGGCTGGCCACCCAGATCGGCTCGGGGCTGGTCGGCGTCCTCTACGTGCTCGACGAGCCCTCGATCGGGCTGCACCAGCGCGACAACGTCCGGCTGATCGAGACGCTGGTCCGGCTCCGCGACATGGGCAACACGCTGATCGTCGTCGAGCACGACGAGGACACCATCAAGCACGCCGACTGGGTCGTCGACATCGGCCCGGGCGCCGGCGAGCACGGCGGCGAGGTCGTGGTCAGCGGCACCTACGAGGACCTGCTGGCCAGCGAGCGGTCGATCACCGGGCAGTACCTGTCCGGCCGTCGCGAGATCGCGATCCCCAAGGAGCGGCGGGTGCCGACCCCGGGTCGCGAGCTGGTGGTCAAGGGCGCCCGGGAGAACACCCTGCGCGGGATCGACGTGACCTTCCCGCTCGGCGTCCTGGTGGCGGTCACCGGTGTCTCGGGCTCGGGCAAGTCCAGCCTGGTCAACGACATCCTCTACACCACGCTCGCCAACGAGCTGAACCGCGCGCGGATGGTGCCCGGCCGGCACCGCACCATCACCGGCCTGGACCAGCTGGACAAGGTCGTCGGGGTCGACCAGTCGCCGATCGGCCGCACCCCGCGGTCCAACCCGGCCACCTACACCGGCGTCTGGGACCACGTCCGCAAGCTGTTCGCCAGCACCTCGGAGGCGAAGGTCCGCGGCTACCAGCCCGGCCGGTTCTCCTTCAACGTCAAGGGCGGCCGCTGCGAGGCGTGCTCGGGCGACGGCACGCTCAAGATCGAGATGAACTTCCTGCCGGACGTCTACGTGCCTTGCGAGGTGTGCAAGGGCGCCCGGTTCAACCGGGAGACCCTCGAGGTGCAC
This window encodes:
- a CDS encoding MBL fold metallo-hydrolase; translated protein: MSGQTYTGDVQVGGTADVRELPGLTIAKLAVGEMANNAYLLTATSTGEALLVDAAAEPEALLALVGGADLRTVVTTHGHWDHHRALPQVVEATGAQTVAHPADAADLPVQVTRPVEHGDTVAVGDQVLEVVHLRGHTPGSIALVWRGPGDAGTHVFTGDSLFPGGVGNTQQDATRFASLIDDVEARLFGELPDEAWVYPGHGKDTTIGTERPQLAEWRERGW
- a CDS encoding amidase, giving the protein MTDRAAEGTGIVGAPATELAARVRSGELSAVEVVRAHLAHLTEVEARIGAFRVVRAEAALAEAAAVDASTRRAELPLAGVPIAVKDNVAVAGEVATDGSLAHRPAPATADHPVVARLRAAGAVVVGISRVPELCLYSATDAPGTVTRNPWDTARSSAGSSGGSAAAVAAGVVPLAQGNDGMGSLRLPAAACGLVTLKPGSGVVPAQIGADDWSGMAENGVLATTVADLATGFAVLAGTPVVPPAAPAAPLRVAVSTRSPVLGVRLDDAGRAAVDAVVAELRAAGHTVVRKDPVVTPAAALGTVARWLAGADADAEALDLDRPAMEPRSRTHARLGRWVRRAGLVRPRTAAAFRQRMAGFFTDVDVLLTPVVTGPPLAARPWHERGFLANITANARWAPWTSAWNLAGLPALVLPAGPGREGLPTSVQLVGPAGSETRLLWLAGELERRLPWRRHAPVFDPVQPAGTGTG
- a CDS encoding response regulator, coding for MIRVLLADDQALVRGAFALLVGSAGDMEVVGEAGTGDDAVTLTLELRPDVVLMDIRMPSTDGIEATRQIVADEGSSGSKVLILTTFETDTNVLRGLRAGACGFLPKDTRPAALLDAIRTVAAGEALLSPGATRAVITRALSRPDAPAPERLASLTAREREVLRLVAAGRSNQEIADELVVSPLTAKTHVGRILAKMGARDRVHLVIAAYEAGLT
- a CDS encoding S9 family peptidase, translated to MRPTDLSLLRTPGVPTVSPDGTTAVVAVSRLDLDADEYRSQLWTVPTDGSAPARPLTHGHRDQAPVFSPDGRWLAFLSAEPKGRPQLHVLPTAGGAARRLTDHHLGAGVPVWSPDSRRLAYTARVPEAGRYGTDEDVPPAAEAPRLITTLKYRQDDLGFTNDRRSHVFVVGLPADADDDGVALAEPFQVTGGDVDDADVAWSPDGTELAFVSARHEGADLDRVSDVYVVRPDGTGLRRVTESRSACAHPAYDPQDPAGSTIYLTAQPDLGPLGRDFVGRNTTLCRVAAAGGPVEPLLDPEEHDRGDETPATVVADGAAFVGVQRRGAVELLRVPLSGGAPEPLVDGPYTVRGIGVGGGVVVATVAHDRSAGELIAITPGRRRLITGFGAQLQATGRLHRMRERTATAPDGYPVHGWVTTPPGPGPHPVLLTVHGGPFAQYGWTLFDETQAYVEAGYAVVQCNPRGSSGYGQAHGRVIKEHMGELDADDVVAFLDDALQDPALDSSRVGIMGGSYGGFMTTLLLGRTDRFAAGISERAFNDPVSFVGSSDIGFFFPDEYVGTDPERIAAQSPMATAHRITTPTMVIHSEEDWRCPLEQGTRLYVELKRRGVPTELLLFPGEGHELSRTGRPQHRRARLEHVLRWWGRWLPTPQNSSAMGALPAGSTAATAPPPVERRTAEPLTVQATRVG
- a CDS encoding MMPL family transporter — translated: MTTQLAAPDHTGADERPKRSRTKTLLPWLVLAVWVGLMVGGYSLSGKLDSVTRDGQVDYLPASAQSTKVLQAEADLPGGENGLLVVVYERPGGLQPGDREAVERGRSELAERFGNGTDALPDIVDSADGTALMYAFPLDRDAVAEDAAATADARALLADRPSGLDAHVTGPTALGADMDEVFDAVDATLMLATAVVVALLLIITYRSPLLWLVPLASVGVAAIAAMATVYALTQVFDFTITSMSSALLIVLVFGAGTDYALLLVSRYREELHRHERPIDAMLQALRGAGPAILASAATVVAGLLCLLAADLNSISSLGPVGAAGIVAAMLVMLTLFPALLVVLGRRVFWPFVPRLGGESHKPRSGWARLGELVSRRRVVSWVVPLVVLGGLALGTLGASGTLPQLDQFARSTPDSVVGAKLIEARYPDQSGQPLTVMSRPGQSLEVLTAVEGTPGVAQAELRRSSDDWVEISVIPVDAPDTTGETATIERLRENVREVAGEEGALVGGPSAERLDEAETNRTDRNLVMPLILLVVLSILGLLLRAIVAPLVLVATVVVSYFGALGLSNLLFDHVLGFAGLESSVPLIGFLFLVALGVDYNIFLMTRVREEAVRHGTAEGTKRGLAVTGGVITSAGVVLAATFAVLASLPLVMLVEIGVLVAVGVLIDTLLVRSVVVPALTMSLGSRIWWPSRLSRTSEDSVDDRV
- a CDS encoding sensor histidine kinase → MADRLLAAGSFALGVVGAITLQAVSAGDERRVDLWAIALLAAMSSPLLVRRRWPIPVVLAVLAVSTPYHLLDYPHEATMPALVVAAFTAARYSEPPRPGYAALVAVGAVALPVVAASGALGNALLGVGWLLMAFFAGLAVRFRENWKAAVTARLEQERADEVERRVAGERVLIAAELHDVLAHGLAVANVQASVAAHLIDQLPGRDDVPLRELSSTLHDLSDTSRATLHELRAILDVLHGGDAEPTEPVPQLGELQRLVDMAEAAGVRVDVEAAGLPDEVASTVSVVAYRIIQESLTNVIRHSTAEHATVRLSQDGDRLQIAVVDRGPARPGSTVTPAGFGIVGMTGRAQAVGGELSAGPGESGGFEVRASLPLPESWRVPS
- the uvrA gene encoding excinuclease ABC subunit UvrA, which encodes MDRLVVSGAREHNLKDVHLDLPRDAMIVFTGLSGSGKSSLAFDTIFAEGQRRYVESLSAYARQFLGQMDKPDVDFIEGLSPAVSIDQKATNRNPRSTVGTITEVYDYLRLLYARAGQPHCPNCGKPISRQTPQQIVDQVLAMEEGTRFQVLAPVVRARKGEYVDLFSSLQTQGFSRVRVDGTVHPLTEPPKLKKQEKHTIEVIVDRLTVKESAKRRLTDSVETALGLAGGLVVLDFVDLPENDPQRERTFSEHLACIDDGLSFEALEPRSFSFNSPFGACPECTGIGTRKEVDPDLVVPDPQKSLGEGAIAPWAGSMSNEYFQRLLGGLGDMLGFSMKTPWEQLPAKVQKAVLHGSPDQVHVRYKNRYGRERSYYAAFEGVLPFLERRHEDTDSEFMKDKYEGYMRDVPCPVCHGTRLKPEILAVKMNGRSIAEVTGLSIGDASEWLDALELGEREKAIADAVLREIQARLSFLVSVGLDYLSLDRPAATLAGGEAQRIRLATQIGSGLVGVLYVLDEPSIGLHQRDNVRLIETLVRLRDMGNTLIVVEHDEDTIKHADWVVDIGPGAGEHGGEVVVSGTYEDLLASERSITGQYLSGRREIAIPKERRVPTPGRELVVKGARENTLRGIDVTFPLGVLVAVTGVSGSGKSSLVNDILYTTLANELNRARMVPGRHRTITGLDQLDKVVGVDQSPIGRTPRSNPATYTGVWDHVRKLFASTSEAKVRGYQPGRFSFNVKGGRCEACSGDGTLKIEMNFLPDVYVPCEVCKGARFNRETLEVHYKGKTVAEVLNMPIEEAAEFFEAIPAISRYMRTLTDVGLGYIRLGQPATTLSGGEAQRVKLASELQKRSNGRTIYVLDEPTTGLHFEDINKLLQVIQGLVDKGNSVIVIEHNLDVIKSADWLIDMGPEGGFRGGMVVAEGAPELVATVPESHTGRFLATILDPEAVAAAAAPAAPKKRTRKKPQLTAAVAGEQAS